A region of Bacillus sp. SM2101 DNA encodes the following proteins:
- a CDS encoding YflJ family protein, which produces MAYPGSKGWYVKQLKDMGIIIHPTERRRLELYKTSTLRNLYLDQLNKTKNK; this is translated from the coding sequence ATGGCATATCCTGGTTCAAAAGGTTGGTACGTAAAGCAATTGAAAGACATGGGGATTATTATCCATCCGACTGAAAGAAGAAGATTAGAGCTGTATAAGACATCAACCTTACGTAACTTGTATTTGGATCAATTGAACAAAACAAAAAATAAATAA
- a CDS encoding AimR family lysis-lysogeny pheromone receptor produces the protein MINGELTSGQILKELMLKHQITQVKMREIVGKDKYENNLIEEKWLNKYLNGKKVAKFYWVLACVRAFDNLAGTFHEKQIMLKFIKEIDEKPELIMSAMMYCDQNNYLEELEKLTNIALNYQNNPNLKRYGTLTHINYKRKIEFIKSMKSWNDPINAENNHEEQKNKLLELCDEAENFKIPDSDLVSTVYKRILVAYIYHDLHYFNESLKELVGVEKLINSIEDSHYKSFSETKYYVLQQTINLRNCNFEEARNFSYKPLEFALDLKTNAYSYVTLGLTWAFIDAQKALEYFEKALDLYTQLGMDSAALLVVKKIHFLKIHVNIDIDIEEIEHEQNKAYWLIKNSRKEEALHILDQLDNKEGTRAQRLWLRGLATDDAKYHWMSLELYIKQGGDRFFGMLPKEALLKLGQDKYPVNALYYAEVKSLYV, from the coding sequence TTGATTAATGGTGAACTAACGTCTGGTCAAATATTAAAAGAATTGATGTTGAAGCATCAGATAACACAAGTAAAAATGAGAGAAATAGTCGGAAAAGATAAATATGAAAATAATTTAATAGAAGAAAAGTGGCTAAATAAGTATTTAAATGGTAAAAAAGTAGCAAAGTTTTACTGGGTTTTAGCTTGCGTTCGAGCCTTTGATAATCTTGCAGGAACTTTTCATGAAAAACAGATTATGCTAAAATTTATTAAGGAAATAGATGAAAAACCAGAATTGATTATGTCAGCGATGATGTACTGTGACCAAAACAATTACCTTGAGGAACTTGAGAAACTAACGAATATTGCATTAAACTATCAAAATAATCCGAATTTAAAGCGATACGGAACCTTAACTCATATAAATTACAAGCGAAAAATAGAGTTTATAAAAAGCATGAAAAGTTGGAATGATCCTATAAACGCTGAAAATAATCATGAAGAACAAAAAAATAAGCTACTAGAATTATGTGATGAAGCTGAAAACTTTAAGATACCAGATAGTGATTTAGTTAGTACAGTTTATAAACGAATACTTGTTGCATACATATATCATGATTTACATTACTTTAATGAATCGCTGAAAGAGCTAGTAGGAGTCGAAAAATTAATTAATAGTATTGAAGACTCCCATTACAAGTCTTTTTCAGAAACTAAGTATTATGTGTTACAACAAACTATAAATTTAAGAAATTGTAACTTTGAGGAAGCTAGGAATTTTTCATATAAACCTTTAGAATTTGCTTTAGATTTAAAAACAAATGCTTATAGCTATGTTACATTGGGATTGACTTGGGCATTTATTGATGCTCAAAAAGCGTTAGAGTATTTTGAAAAAGCATTAGATTTATATACTCAATTAGGGATGGATAGCGCTGCATTATTAGTTGTTAAAAAAATTCATTTCCTTAAAATTCATGTAAACATAGATATAGACATAGAAGAAATAGAACATGAACAAAACAAGGCTTATTGGCTTATAAAAAATTCTAGGAAAGAAGAAGCTTTACATATTCTAGATCAGCTTGACAATAAAGAAGGAACTAGAGCCCAACGACTTTGGTTGAGAGGTCTTGCTACTGACGATGCAAAATACCACTGGATGTCGTTAGAATTATATATAAAGCAAGGAGGAGACAGGTTTTTTGGAATGTTACCAAAAGAAGCTCTTCTAAAGCTTGGGCAAGACAAGTATCCTGTAAATGCATTATACTACGCGGAGGTGAAAAGTCTTTATGTTTAA
- a CDS encoding amino acid ABC transporter substrate-binding protein encodes MKKLILGLTFIFGLTLVLAACGTAEQKEGTSGSGNTENNEATNEETTDLLQKIKEDGVLKVGTEGTYPPFTFHDDSGELTGFDVEIAKEVAKRLEVEAEFLETQWDAMFEGLNSKRFDMIANQVGIREDRLEKYDFSDPYITSAAVLVTSEDNDAVASFADISGLKAAQSLTSNYADIAKENGAELVGVEGFNQAIELITSKRVDVTINDKLSVLDFQVQRPDAPIKIVATSEDAGESGLTFRKGNETLVEAVNEALAEMIDDGSYERISVKWFGENVLK; translated from the coding sequence ATGAAAAAGCTTATATTAGGTTTAACATTCATATTCGGACTAACTCTCGTTCTAGCTGCATGTGGAACAGCTGAACAAAAAGAAGGAACGAGTGGTAGTGGAAATACAGAAAACAATGAAGCTACTAACGAAGAAACAACCGATCTTCTACAAAAAATCAAAGAAGATGGCGTATTAAAGGTTGGCACAGAGGGAACATACCCTCCATTTACTTTTCATGATGATAGTGGTGAATTAACAGGTTTTGATGTAGAGATCGCAAAGGAAGTTGCTAAGCGATTAGAGGTAGAAGCAGAATTTTTAGAAACACAATGGGATGCTATGTTTGAAGGCTTAAATTCTAAACGATTTGATATGATTGCAAATCAAGTTGGAATTAGAGAGGATCGCTTAGAAAAATATGATTTCTCTGATCCTTATATCACATCTGCAGCTGTTTTAGTAACGAGTGAAGATAACGATGCAGTAGCTAGCTTTGCTGACATTTCTGGGCTGAAAGCAGCTCAATCCTTAACTAGTAACTATGCTGATATTGCAAAGGAAAATGGGGCAGAACTTGTAGGAGTTGAAGGATTTAACCAAGCTATTGAACTGATTACATCTAAACGTGTAGATGTAACGATTAACGACAAGCTATCAGTTCTAGATTTTCAAGTGCAACGTCCTGATGCACCAATCAAAATTGTAGCTACATCTGAAGACGCTGGCGAAAGTGGACTAACATTTAGAAAAGGTAATGAAACACTTGTTGAAGCCGTAAATGAGGCTTTAGCCGAAATGATTGATGATGGATCATACGAAAGAATCTCAGTGAAATGGTTTGGTGAAAATGTACTTAAGTAA
- a CDS encoding amino acid ABC transporter permease — protein sequence MYLSNILTNPERLEKIVDIAQSSLLPLVKGALDSTIPLTLWSFFFGIILAILTALARISNIRVLEIVARIYISIIRGTPLLVQLFIIFYGLPNIGIIVDPFPSAVIGFSLNVGAYSSEIIRAAILSIPKGQWEAGYSIGMSYSRVLTRIVLPQATRVSIPPLSNTFISLVKDTSLASLILVTEMFRKAQEIAATNYEFLLLYTEAALLYWIICFILSLIQDRVERRLDRYVVR from the coding sequence ATGTACTTAAGTAATATCTTAACTAATCCAGAAAGATTAGAAAAAATAGTAGACATCGCTCAAAGTTCCCTTCTCCCATTGGTGAAGGGAGCTTTGGATTCTACGATTCCATTAACACTTTGGTCGTTTTTTTTCGGAATTATATTAGCAATCCTTACTGCTCTAGCGAGGATATCTAATATTAGAGTATTGGAAATTGTAGCTCGAATTTACATTTCAATAATAAGAGGTACACCACTTTTAGTGCAATTATTTATTATCTTTTATGGTTTGCCTAATATTGGAATTATTGTTGACCCATTTCCGTCTGCCGTTATTGGTTTTTCATTGAATGTAGGTGCATATTCATCAGAAATCATTCGCGCAGCTATATTATCTATTCCTAAAGGTCAGTGGGAAGCTGGGTATTCGATTGGTATGTCATACTCTAGAGTATTAACAAGAATTGTTTTACCTCAAGCTACAAGAGTTTCGATTCCACCATTATCAAACACATTTATTAGTCTTGTAAAAGATACATCACTAGCATCGTTAATCTTGGTAACCGAAATGTTTCGAAAGGCTCAAGAAATTGCTGCAACAAACTATGAGTTTTTACTACTATACACTGAAGCTGCACTATTATATTGGATCATTTGTTTTATTCTTTCGTTAATTCAAGACAGAGTAGAGCGCAGGCTAGATAGGTATGTAGTGAGATAA
- a CDS encoding amino acid ABC transporter ATP-binding protein yields the protein MISISGLYKSFDQLEVLKGIDLDIPKGKVVVVVGPSGSGKTTLLRCLNVLETPTKGRITIAEDTLDFSNKLKQKQIASFRKNTGMVFQNYNLFPHKTALENVMEGPVIVKGLRKDKVRKIAESLLTKVGLADKIDYYPFQLSGGQQQRVGIARALAMEPNVMLFDEPTSALDPEIVQEVLKVMKDLASEGMTMVVVTHEMRFAKEVADKVIFMDDGKIIESGKPEDIFSKPKEERTKQFLHLIQ from the coding sequence ATGATTTCAATCAGTGGATTATATAAGTCATTCGACCAGTTAGAAGTGTTAAAAGGAATCGATTTAGATATTCCTAAAGGGAAGGTTGTCGTCGTCGTCGGTCCATCGGGATCAGGAAAAACAACACTTTTACGTTGTTTAAATGTACTAGAAACTCCGACTAAGGGTCGTATTACAATAGCTGAGGATACTTTAGATTTTTCTAACAAGTTGAAGCAAAAGCAAATAGCTTCCTTTAGAAAAAATACAGGCATGGTATTTCAAAACTATAATTTGTTTCCGCACAAAACAGCACTTGAAAATGTAATGGAAGGTCCTGTCATTGTAAAAGGGCTTAGGAAGGATAAAGTGAGGAAAATCGCCGAATCTCTCCTAACTAAAGTTGGACTAGCTGATAAGATAGATTATTATCCATTTCAACTCTCTGGCGGGCAGCAACAAAGAGTAGGTATTGCAAGAGCACTTGCGATGGAACCCAATGTTATGCTTTTTGATGAACCTACTTCTGCATTGGACCCAGAAATTGTTCAAGAAGTCCTTAAGGTGATGAAAGATTTAGCTAGCGAAGGTATGACGATGGTTGTAGTTACTCATGAAATGAGATTTGCAAAAGAGGTTGCTGATAAAGTCATCTTTATGGATGACGGCAAGATTATCGAGTCTGGCAAACCTGAAGATATATTCAGTAAACCAAAAGAAGAACGTACTAAACAATTTTTACACCTTATACAATAG
- a CDS encoding phosphatase PAP2 family protein, translating to MIFISNNVRFVFIFILGVLWFRDHFGKKIVINSVVSVVITLITNTLIKFFVYKPRPFIYNRVGILIPSKRDSSFPSKHTLLVFTVSTSILLYERALGCLMLGLSVLTGISRVWVGHHYLSDVIGSAFIGSLTSMIVGKASGIYKRFMYKNCY from the coding sequence ATGATTTTCATTTCAAATAACGTGCGTTTTGTATTTATTTTCATACTTGGTGTGCTGTGGTTTCGTGATCATTTCGGCAAAAAAATCGTTATAAATTCAGTTGTATCAGTTGTTATTACTTTAATTACGAACACATTAATAAAGTTTTTTGTGTATAAGCCTCGACCTTTTATTTATAACCGTGTAGGAATACTCATACCTTCTAAAAGGGATTCTTCGTTTCCAAGTAAACATACTTTATTAGTATTTACCGTATCAACTTCTATCCTCCTCTATGAACGAGCCCTTGGATGTCTCATGTTAGGTCTTTCAGTGTTAACAGGTATTTCTCGCGTATGGGTTGGTCATCATTATCTTTCTGATGTGATTGGGAGTGCATTTATAGGAAGCTTAACAAGCATGATAGTTGGCAAAGCTTCTGGGATTTATAAGCGTTTTATGTACAAAAATTGTTATTGA
- the qoxC gene encoding cytochrome aa3 quinol oxidase subunit III, protein MSAKVDTSLPLEYQTEQDRMNIFGFWIFLGAEIVLFATLFMVYGVLGGRTAGGPGPEDIFQIKDVMIETLLLLTSSFTCGLAIFEMRRQNLKGLLTWLIITVLLGVGFVYMEITEFIHYVSVGATMQTSAFLSSFFVLLGTHGLHVTVGIGWVTIIIIQLLRRGLTPVTARKTFIISLYWHFLDVVWIFIFTFVYLKGMV, encoded by the coding sequence ATGTCAGCAAAGGTTGATACTTCCTTACCACTTGAATATCAAACAGAGCAAGACCGTATGAATATTTTTGGTTTTTGGATTTTCTTAGGTGCTGAGATTGTTTTGTTTGCTACATTGTTTATGGTTTACGGTGTTCTGGGGGGGCGTACAGCAGGTGGACCAGGACCCGAAGATATTTTTCAAATTAAGGATGTCATGATTGAAACTTTATTGCTATTAACGAGTAGCTTTACTTGCGGATTGGCCATCTTTGAAATGAGAAGACAAAACTTAAAAGGTCTGCTTACATGGCTTATAATTACAGTATTACTTGGCGTAGGGTTCGTATACATGGAGATTACTGAATTCATCCATTATGTTAGTGTGGGTGCTACGATGCAAACGAGTGCTTTCTTATCAAGCTTCTTCGTGCTCCTAGGTACACACGGACTCCATGTAACGGTTGGAATCGGCTGGGTAACGATCATTATTATACAGTTACTAAGAAGAGGCTTAACACCTGTTACTGCTAGAAAAACATTCATCATTAGCTTGTACTGGCACTTCTTAGATGTCGTCTGGATTTTTATTTTCACATTTGTGTATTTAAAAGGGATGGTGTGA
- a CDS encoding cation diffusion facilitator family transporter → MGHSHAHHDHGHSHTHTHNVNKKTLKISFFIISTYMIIEVIGGVLTNSLALLSDAGHMLSDAAALGLSFLAMKFGEKQPTLEKTFGYRRFEILAALLNGVTLVIISIYIFWEAYNRLLAPPHVISKGMLIISSIGLLVNIIVAFILLKGDTSDNLNIRSAFLHVLGDLLGSVGAIIAALLIMFFGWNLADPIASVIVAILIIISAWRVTRDSLHILMEGSPPGIDVGDIKEQLLSISHVIDVHDLHVWAISSDFLSLSCHIKIGDCDNYERVLNEATKLLKDKYHINHTTIQIDHLNSDCSTSEEHCN, encoded by the coding sequence ATGGGACATTCACATGCTCATCATGATCACGGTCATAGTCACACTCACACTCATAATGTAAATAAAAAGACGTTAAAAATATCCTTTTTTATCATTAGTACGTATATGATTATTGAAGTAATCGGAGGGGTGCTAACAAATAGCTTGGCGCTATTATCAGATGCAGGCCATATGTTAAGTGACGCAGCAGCACTAGGGTTAAGCTTTTTGGCAATGAAGTTCGGAGAAAAGCAACCAACTTTAGAGAAAACGTTTGGATATAGGCGATTTGAAATATTAGCTGCACTATTAAACGGAGTTACTTTAGTTATTATATCTATTTATATTTTTTGGGAGGCATATAACAGACTTTTGGCACCACCTCATGTAATTAGTAAAGGTATGCTAATTATTTCATCAATTGGATTACTCGTAAATATTATCGTAGCCTTTATTCTTTTAAAAGGGGATACGAGTGACAATCTAAATATTCGAAGTGCATTTTTACATGTGTTAGGGGATTTGTTAGGATCAGTAGGTGCGATCATAGCTGCCTTACTTATCATGTTCTTTGGTTGGAATTTGGCAGATCCGATCGCTAGTGTTATTGTTGCTATTCTCATCATTATAAGTGCATGGAGGGTAACGAGAGATTCTTTACACATATTAATGGAGGGAAGTCCTCCAGGGATTGATGTAGGGGATATTAAAGAACAGTTGTTGTCTATCTCTCATGTTATTGATGTTCATGACTTGCATGTGTGGGCAATAAGCTCCGACTTTTTGTCTTTAAGTTGTCACATTAAAATAGGAGATTGTGATAATTATGAGAGGGTATTGAATGAAGCAACAAAATTATTAAAAGATAAGTACCATATTAACCATACGACGATACAAATTGATCATTTAAATTCAGATTGTTCTACATCAGAAGAACATTGTAACTAA
- the qoxB gene encoding cytochrome aa3 quinol oxidase subunit I, with the protein MGIKWDEFFITGDPLILGSQIAILLTMVGIIGVVTYLKKWRWLWTEWLTTVDHKKIGIMYILSAVLMFFRGGIDGLLMKVQTSRPEMEFLDAQHYNEIFTTHGVIMILFMAMPFLIGLMNVIIPLQIGARDVAFPQLNALSFWLFFSGAMLFNISFVIGGSPDAGWTSYFPLAGKEFSPGIGNNYYAIALQIAGIGTLMTGINFIVTILKMRTKGMTLMKMPMFTWTSFITSVIIVAAFPIFTVALGLMTFDRLYGTHFFTLSAGGSDMLWANLFWLWGHPEVYIVALPAFGIFSEVIATFSRKSLFGYKSMVFSIVGIAFLSMLVWVHHFFTMGVGAAVNSFFSISTMLIAVPTGVKIFNWLFTMRKGRIKFTNAMLWALAFVPNFVIGGVTGVMLAMAAADYQYHNTLFLVAHFHYVLIPGVVFAVFAGLYYWWPKIFGFKLNERLGKYHFWLFVIGFNLTFFPMFLLGLDGAVRRSYTFSVESGFAPLFLVSAIGSAILAIGFAVFCYNIYWSIRHADRNVSNDPWDARTLEWATASPAPYYNFAKLPEVKSLDVFWHMKKNKEGLDLKDNEIEEIHMPSNSGLPFYMAVVFGIAGFFLVFEWHIAAAIAAVGIFAGLIIRSFDYNDGYHIPVKEIKETEKSWRNKAEEVNNHVSKG; encoded by the coding sequence GTGGGCATTAAATGGGATGAGTTTTTTATAACAGGTGATCCATTAATTCTAGGGTCACAAATTGCAATTTTACTCACCATGGTTGGAATAATAGGTGTCGTAACCTATTTGAAAAAATGGCGCTGGTTATGGACTGAATGGTTAACGACAGTCGATCATAAAAAAATAGGTATTATGTATATCCTATCAGCAGTATTAATGTTTTTCCGTGGTGGGATAGACGGTCTTTTGATGAAAGTCCAAACATCTAGACCTGAAATGGAATTTTTAGATGCTCAACATTATAATGAAATATTTACAACTCATGGTGTGATCATGATTTTGTTTATGGCTATGCCGTTTTTAATCGGTTTAATGAACGTGATCATCCCTCTACAAATCGGTGCGAGAGATGTAGCATTTCCACAATTAAATGCTTTAAGCTTTTGGTTATTCTTTAGTGGAGCTATGCTATTTAATATATCATTCGTCATAGGTGGATCACCTGATGCAGGTTGGACATCGTATTTCCCGCTAGCTGGTAAGGAGTTTAGTCCAGGTATCGGAAACAATTATTATGCCATTGCGCTTCAAATTGCGGGTATCGGTACATTAATGACAGGTATCAACTTTATTGTCACGATCCTGAAAATGAGAACAAAAGGCATGACATTGATGAAAATGCCAATGTTTACTTGGACATCTTTCATTACATCAGTCATTATCGTTGCTGCATTTCCTATTTTCACGGTCGCGCTTGGCTTAATGACATTTGACCGATTGTATGGTACTCACTTCTTTACACTGTCTGCTGGTGGGTCAGATATGTTATGGGCAAATCTATTCTGGCTATGGGGACATCCAGAAGTGTATATTGTAGCATTACCTGCGTTTGGTATTTTCTCAGAGGTAATCGCGACCTTCTCAAGAAAATCACTATTTGGCTATAAATCTATGGTATTTTCAATTGTCGGGATAGCATTTTTAAGTATGCTTGTATGGGTCCATCATTTCTTTACAATGGGTGTCGGAGCAGCAGTTAATTCATTTTTCTCTATCTCAACGATGTTAATTGCTGTACCTACAGGTGTAAAAATATTTAACTGGTTATTTACGATGAGAAAAGGAAGAATTAAATTTACTAATGCGATGTTATGGGCTTTAGCATTTGTGCCAAACTTTGTTATCGGTGGTGTAACTGGCGTTATGCTTGCGATGGCAGCAGCAGATTATCAATATCATAATACCCTGTTCTTAGTTGCTCATTTCCATTACGTATTAATACCTGGTGTCGTGTTTGCCGTATTTGCAGGTCTATATTATTGGTGGCCTAAAATCTTTGGCTTTAAGCTAAATGAGAGACTAGGAAAATATCATTTCTGGTTATTTGTGATTGGTTTTAACTTAACCTTCTTCCCAATGTTTTTATTAGGATTAGATGGTGCAGTAAGACGGTCATATACTTTTTCAGTAGAATCAGGTTTTGCACCACTGTTCTTAGTTTCAGCGATCGGATCAGCCATACTTGCTATTGGATTTGCTGTATTCTGCTATAACATTTATTGGAGCATACGCCATGCTGATCGCAATGTTTCAAATGATCCATGGGATGCTAGAACATTAGAATGGGCAACAGCTTCGCCAGCACCATACTATAATTTTGCAAAACTACCAGAAGTAAAATCATTGGACGTTTTTTGGCACATGAAGAAGAACAAAGAAGGACTAGATCTGAAGGATAATGAGATTGAAGAAATTCATATGCCGAGCAATTCAGGGCTTCCATTTTATATGGCTGTTGTTTTCGGTATAGCAGGATTCTTCCTCGTATTTGAATGGCATATTGCTGCAGCAATAGCGGCAGTGGGTATTTTCGCGGGGCTGATCATTCGTTCGTTTGATTATAACGATGGTTATCATATACCTGTAAAAGAAATAAAAGAGACTGAAAAATCTTGGAGAAATAAAGCAGAAGAGGTGAACAATCATGTCAGCAAAGGTTGA
- the qoxD gene encoding cytochrome aa3 quinol oxidase subunit IV: protein MASKTNRFPTGHVLGFISSIVLTFIATGVALKTNLSFNVIMWIIGSLAVIQAGLQLFMFMHMTEGEDGKANIINIGYGVFIAVVIVVGSIWVLTAGHAAH, encoded by the coding sequence ATGGCAAGTAAAACAAATCGTTTTCCTACTGGGCACGTATTAGGTTTCATATCTTCCATCGTACTAACCTTTATAGCTACGGGAGTAGCTCTTAAAACGAACTTATCGTTTAATGTAATTATGTGGATCATCGGTTCTTTAGCAGTTATTCAAGCAGGGCTACAATTGTTCATGTTTATGCATATGACCGAAGGGGAAGATGGGAAGGCTAACATTATTAATATTGGTTATGGAGTTTTTATAGCTGTTGTTATTGTTGTAGGCTCTATTTGGGTGTTGACAGCAGGTCATGCAGCACATTAA
- a CDS encoding universal stress protein, translated as MYILFEKILLASDGSDHAIRAAEKAAFLAKEIAGATIEILYIVDNETAKSDALRNIESHDIELTRNERLQATKDICYRIINKEIKTTMIHGEPGPSIVKYANNGGFDLVVIGSRGLNTFQEMVLGSVSHKVAKRANCPVMIVK; from the coding sequence GTGTATATATTGTTTGAAAAAATACTACTAGCTTCTGACGGTTCTGATCACGCAATACGTGCGGCAGAAAAAGCAGCATTTTTAGCAAAAGAAATTGCTGGAGCAACAATTGAGATTTTATATATTGTTGACAATGAGACAGCTAAATCAGACGCATTAAGAAACATTGAATCTCACGATATTGAATTAACAAGAAATGAAAGATTGCAAGCAACAAAGGATATATGTTATCGAATAATTAATAAGGAAATAAAGACAACAATGATTCACGGTGAACCTGGACCAAGTATTGTAAAATATGCGAATAATGGTGGGTTTGACCTTGTTGTTATTGGAAGTAGGGGGCTCAATACATTTCAAGAAATGGTATTAGGAAGTGTGAGCCATAAAGTTGCCAAGCGAGCTAACTGTCCAGTCATGATTGTAAAGTAA